A DNA window from Centroberyx gerrardi isolate f3 chromosome 5, fCenGer3.hap1.cur.20231027, whole genome shotgun sequence contains the following coding sequences:
- the inka2 gene encoding PAK4-inhibitor INKA2, whose amino-acid sequence MEQQLSKPERKNMDACLRRLKQELLSMKEAGDGLHAQMNSMMGALQELKLLQVQTALESLDISGRPINRGPPQPAPPAPPAAAAAAAASGETHGPDFTQTMPEEPSPSPSPISSPRPSLDSRATTSRDDRSQSQHRSSLGTSSSSSSSLESDSERSERSERSVRSESILESIPRRWSGYTAPQVDFCGPMVGNPPPEPYPDPLTARRAQVVDLHGILYSLSREGPSLDSDYSQDSMDDGSDWTSSLMSRSRNRQPLVLGDNVFADLVGNWLDLPELERGEEEEEERRKRRAERTADGGADRPDTPAHPLRLSRSQEICRKFSLTTNIFKKFLRSVRPDRDKLLKERPGWMAPELPEGDLFKRPKKLGPKTSKGSFYLPFWAGAQQGKGRPCPHLAEAERNHHHLPQFHQQHQQPFPGIYLDRRQPESRLEKMQPLFDYNTAVWV is encoded by the exons ATGGAACAACAGCTCTCCAAACCAGAACGCAAAAACATGGACGCGTGCTTGAGACGTCTGAAGCAAGAACTG ctgtCTATGAAAGAAGCGGGAGATGGCCTCCACGCTCAGATGAATTCGATGATGGGAGCCCTCCAGGAACTCAAACTCCTCCAGGTTCAGACGGCACTAGAGAGCCTTGACATCTCGGGACGGCCCATTAACCGCGGGCCCCCACAACCTGCTCCACCAGCACCTCCcgccgccgcagcagcagcagcggcctcaGGCGAGACTCACGGGCCCGACTTTACCCAGACCATGCCTGAGGAACCCAGCCCTAGCCCAAGTCCCATCTCAAGTCCCAGGCCATCACTGGACAGCAGAGCCACCACCAGTCGAGACGACCGGAGCCAGTCCCAACACAGGAGCAGCCTGGGAACCTCatcttcctccagctccagcctgGAAAGTGATAGcgagagaagtgagagaagtGAAAGAAGCGTGAGAAGCGAGAGCATCCTCGAGTCTATACCCAGGAGGTGGTCAGGATACACTGCCCCCCAGGTGGACTTCTGTGGACCCATGGTGGGCAACCCTCCACCGGAGCCCTATCCCGATCCACTGACTGCCCGCCGTGCCCAGGTGGTGGACCTGCATGGGATCCTGTACAGCCTCTCCAGAGAGGGTCCTTCATTAGACAGTGACTACTCCCAGGACAGCATGGACGACGGCAGCGACTGGACCTCCTCACTCATGAGCCGCAGCCGCAACCGGCAGCCCTTAGTGCTGGGGGACAACGTCTTCGCAGACCTGGTGGGCAACTGGCTGGACCTGCCCGAGctagagaggggagaggaggaggaagaggagaggaggaagaggagagcggaGAGGACAGCGGATGGAGGGGCGGACAGACCGGACACCCCAGCTCATCCGCTCCGTCTCAGCCGCTCACAGGAGATCTGCCGGAAGTTCTCGCTAACCACAAACATCTTCAAGAAGTTCCTGCGCAGTGTGCGGCCTGACAGGGACAAGCTTCTCAAGGAGCGGCCTGGCTGGATGGCTCCAGAGCTCCCAGAGGGAGACCTCTTCAAAAGGCCCAAGAAACTGGGTCCTAAAACTTCCAAAGGGAGCTTTTACCTGCCGTTCTGGGCAGGTGCACAGCAGGGTAAAGGCAGGCCGTGTCCACATCTAGCCGAGGCAGAGAGAAATCACCACCACCTCCCCCAGTTCcaccagcagcatcagcagccaTTTCCAGGGATTTATTTAGACAGGAGACAGCCAGAGAGCAGGCTGGAGAAAATGCAGCCGTTGTTTGACTACAACACGGCTGTGTGGGTCTGA